Genomic window (Bradyrhizobium sp. 186):
ATTGAGCTGCGTCATAGCCGCAAAAGGGACCGCCGCCATAGTGAGGGCCGCAAAAGGAAAATCCTTTTCGCGCGGGTCAAACATAAAGCCCAGCGCGGTCTCCGTGCCGATCACGATGGTTACGATCAAGATCAATCCGTGCATGATCGCCAGCCCCGATGGGGTCCGGTAGTCCTTCGGACCCAGCAATTCCAGAAATGTGGGCGGTGCGCGCCCGGACATCAGGGCGTTGGCGCCGAACAGCGGCGAGGCAGTTGCCGCCACCAGAAGTGCGCCCCACAGAAGCCAGCTGCCCGCGTCGTAGCTTTCATAGAACATCTTTTGAGCGGCCACCCCAAACAGGACTCCGGCGGTGGTTGCCGATATTCCGACCGCAAACCATGAGACGAGCCGGGGCTGCGAGGGCTTCCGGCGCGAGGTCAGCCATGCAGCGCCGAACACCAGGATCGCCAGCGCCATTCCGCTGCTCATTTGCAGTTTCCAGAGCGGATAATTGCTGACGGGGATGCCGGGCGGATATTTCAGCGTGCGCTGCGCGGAATCGAATAAGCCCCACGATCCGCCGACAGTGCCCTCGAACTCATGCTTCCACAATTCATCATACGCCTCGAACAGGTTGACGCGGAAATTCTCGCGCCGGGCAACATCGAGGACCTCCGAGATCACCCGCGCCTGATTGGTGCGCGACGGTAGCGCCGAATCGCGCATCCGCCCTTCGCTCGGCCAACCAGTTTCTCCAATCAGGATTTCCTTGCCCGGAAACGCCGACGCCACCTGCTTTCGGACGGCGTCGACGTGAGCAGCGGCAGATTTCGCCGGGACCGGGACGTTTTCCCAATATGGCAGGATATGAACGGTGACGAAATCGACGGCGTCATCGAGTTCCCGATAGCGCAGCCAGTACTCCCAGACGTCGGAATAGGTGACGGGGACCGGCACTTGTGCCTTGACCGAGCGGATCAAGGCAGCAAGGTCGGAAGGCGTCATCTTCCGATGCAACAGAACCTCATTGCCGACCACGAGTGCGGTGATGGTTTCCGGATAATGCTGGGCGAGGCGTATGCCCGTGGATATCTGTGCCGCGTTCTTCTGTCGGTCCCTATCGAGCCAAATTCCCTGAATGACTTTCAGCCCCGCCTTGGATGCAAGTTCGGGGATCTG
Coding sequences:
- a CDS encoding glycosyl hydrolase family 17 protein, with the translated sequence MPINLARAPIDPNAKLQCISYAPFRNNQTSESPTPVPRDQIAEDLAQLAKITDCIRTYATDLGLDQIPELASKAGLKVIQGIWLDRDRQKNAAQISTGIRLAQHYPETITALVVGNEVLLHRKMTPSDLAALIRSVKAQVPVPVTYSDVWEYWLRYRELDDAVDFVTVHILPYWENVPVPAKSAAAHVDAVRKQVASAFPGKEILIGETGWPSEGRMRDSALPSRTNQARVISEVLDVARRENFRVNLFEAYDELWKHEFEGTVGGSWGLFDSAQRTLKYPPGIPVSNYPLWKLQMSSGMALAILVFGAAWLTSRRKPSQPRLVSWFAVGISATTAGVLFGVAAQKMFYESYDAGSWLLWGALLVAATASPLFGANALMSGRAPPTFLELLGPKDYRTPSGLAIMHGLILIVTIVIGTETALGFMFDPREKDFPFAALTMAAVPFAAMTQLNRPKKGIRPMAEAIFAGVFLVAAIYAALSEGPDNWQSLWTCAAYILLAVTLWRARA